In one Nocardioides sp. NBC_00368 genomic region, the following are encoded:
- the rlmN gene encoding 23S rRNA (adenine(2503)-C(2))-methyltransferase RlmN — protein MEGRRLPLVMAPPKGRGKPPRHLADLDLAGRQDAAKEAGLPGFRAKQLSVHYFERLVDDPAKMTDLPASQREELVNTFLPDLMTPIRQQEADKGTTRKTLWKLFDGALVESVLMRYTDRATVCISSQAGCGMACPFCATGQGGLERNMSTAEIVHQVVVAARQMASGEIPGGPGRLSNVVFMGMGEPMANYKALMGAVRRLTSPAPEGLGLSARHVTVSTVGLVPRMKQLTEEGIPVTLALSLHAPDDELRNELVPINTRFSVAETVEAAWNYARVTKRRVSIEYAMMRGINDQAWRADLLADVLNSYGDWGWVHVNLIPLNPTPGSKWTASDPADEREFVRRLEAKGISTTVRDTRGREIDGACGQLAAAE, from the coding sequence ATGGAGGGGCGTCGCCTGCCGTTGGTGATGGCGCCGCCCAAGGGTCGCGGAAAGCCGCCGCGCCACCTGGCCGACCTCGACCTGGCCGGCCGCCAGGACGCGGCGAAGGAGGCCGGGCTGCCGGGCTTCCGCGCCAAGCAGCTCTCGGTGCACTACTTCGAGCGGTTGGTCGACGACCCGGCCAAGATGACCGACCTTCCGGCCAGCCAGCGAGAAGAGCTCGTCAACACCTTCCTGCCCGACCTGATGACGCCGATCCGTCAGCAGGAGGCCGACAAGGGCACCACCCGCAAGACGCTGTGGAAGCTCTTCGACGGTGCCCTGGTCGAGTCGGTGCTGATGCGCTACACCGACCGCGCCACCGTCTGCATCTCCTCCCAGGCCGGCTGCGGCATGGCCTGCCCGTTCTGCGCCACCGGCCAGGGCGGCCTCGAGCGCAACATGTCGACCGCCGAGATCGTCCACCAGGTCGTCGTCGCCGCCCGGCAGATGGCCAGCGGCGAGATCCCCGGCGGCCCGGGCCGTCTCTCCAACGTGGTCTTCATGGGCATGGGGGAGCCGATGGCCAACTACAAGGCGCTCATGGGTGCCGTACGCCGCCTCACCTCGCCCGCGCCCGAAGGCCTGGGCCTCTCCGCCCGCCACGTGACCGTCTCGACGGTCGGCCTGGTCCCGAGGATGAAGCAGCTCACCGAGGAGGGCATCCCGGTCACCCTCGCCCTCTCGCTGCACGCGCCCGACGACGAGCTGCGCAACGAGCTGGTCCCGATCAACACCCGCTTCTCGGTCGCCGAGACCGTCGAGGCCGCCTGGAACTACGCGCGCGTGACCAAGCGCCGCGTCTCCATCGAGTACGCGATGATGCGCGGCATCAACGACCAGGCCTGGCGCGCCGACCTCCTCGCCGACGTCCTCAACTCCTACGGCGACTGGGGCTGGGTTCACGTCAACCTGATCCCGCTCAACCCGACCCCGGGCTCGAAGTGGACTGCCTCCGACCCGGCCGACGAGCGCGAGTTCGTACGCCGTCTCGAGGCCAAGGGCATCTCGACCACCGTCCGCGATACGCGGGGCCGCGAGATCGACGGTGCCTGCGGTCAGCTGGCCG
- a CDS encoding histidine phosphatase family protein yields the protein MLHLVRHGRPLQVRGVAAEHWELDPAGFDDVWALRDRLPAVAAWYSSPEPKAQQTAQLLTDGEVGVVDALCEHRRGAAWIDDFGATVERAFAEPTVPAYDGWEPLEECRARVAKAVSGILSAHAGEDVVLVGHGTAWTIVASELTGTAPDLARWRDLGLPDVITVDA from the coding sequence ATGCTCCACCTCGTACGTCACGGCCGACCCCTCCAGGTCCGCGGCGTCGCTGCGGAGCACTGGGAGCTCGATCCGGCCGGGTTCGACGACGTCTGGGCCCTGCGTGATCGTCTCCCTGCCGTCGCGGCCTGGTACTCCTCGCCCGAGCCCAAGGCGCAGCAGACCGCTCAGCTGCTCACCGATGGTGAGGTCGGCGTGGTCGACGCGCTGTGCGAGCATCGCCGCGGTGCCGCCTGGATCGATGACTTCGGGGCCACGGTCGAGCGCGCCTTCGCGGAGCCGACCGTGCCCGCGTACGACGGCTGGGAGCCGCTCGAGGAGTGCCGGGCCCGCGTGGCCAAGGCGGTGTCCGGGATCCTCTCGGCACATGCGGGCGAGGATGTCGTGCTCGTCGGTCACGGCACCGCATGGACCATCGTGGCGAGCGAGCTCACCGGCACGGCCCCGGATCTCGCCCGGTGGCGCGACCTCGGCCTCCCCGACGTGATCACCGTCGACGCGTGA
- a CDS encoding phosphatidate cytidylyltransferase, with protein sequence MKESLVSQTPPSPSSSASEPPKKDYGRAGRNLPAAIGSAVVLLVAIALSLMFVKTAFMLIVVAAVVAATWELHRGLMAKDMDVPEQPLMIGGTVMVLVAYFLGADALVTATAVTALVIMLWVLRRGVDGYVRTSAAAVLTLFYLPFLGSFVALMLGEGGGWTSGGLSDDGVRGIIVWVLLTIMSDIGGYVAGVLFGRHPMAPVISPKKSWEGFAGSVVFTVATGVGLVVWLLDGSWWVGVALGVVACVMAVLGDLVESVIKRDLGIKDMSQIIPGHGGLMDRLDSLLATVAPVWLILHYAVF encoded by the coding sequence ATGAAGGAATCCCTTGTGAGCCAGACGCCGCCGTCTCCTTCTTCGTCAGCTTCCGAGCCACCGAAGAAGGACTACGGCCGCGCCGGCCGCAACCTGCCCGCGGCGATCGGTTCCGCCGTCGTCCTGCTGGTTGCCATCGCGCTCAGCCTGATGTTCGTGAAGACGGCGTTCATGCTGATCGTCGTCGCCGCGGTCGTGGCCGCCACCTGGGAGCTCCACCGAGGCCTGATGGCCAAGGACATGGACGTTCCCGAGCAGCCGCTGATGATCGGCGGCACGGTGATGGTCCTGGTCGCCTACTTCCTGGGCGCCGACGCGCTGGTCACGGCCACGGCGGTCACCGCCCTGGTGATCATGCTGTGGGTGCTGCGCCGTGGCGTCGACGGCTACGTGCGTACGTCGGCGGCAGCCGTCCTCACCCTGTTCTACCTGCCGTTCCTGGGATCCTTCGTCGCCCTCATGCTCGGCGAGGGCGGCGGCTGGACCTCGGGCGGCCTCTCGGACGACGGCGTACGCGGCATCATCGTCTGGGTCCTGCTCACGATCATGTCCGACATCGGTGGCTACGTCGCCGGGGTCCTCTTCGGCAGGCACCCGATGGCGCCGGTGATCTCCCCGAAGAAGTCCTGGGAGGGTTTCGCCGGCTCAGTGGTCTTCACGGTCGCGACCGGCGTCGGCCTGGTCGTGTGGCTGCTCGACGGATCCTGGTGGGTCGGTGTGGCGCTCGGCGTGGTCGCCTGCGTGATGGCCGTCCTCGGCGACCTGGTCGAGTCGGTGATCAAGCGTGACCTCGGCATCAAGGACATGAGTCAGATCATCCCCGGACACGGCGGCCTGATGGACCGCCTCGACTCGCTCCTGGCGACCGTCGCCCCGGTCTGGCTGATCCTCCACTACGCGGTTTTCTGA
- the frr gene encoding ribosome recycling factor, whose amino-acid sequence MNDILNEADSKMAKSVDSTREDFATIRAGRATPQMFNKILVDYYGTPTPIQQLASFTSPEPRIINIAPFDIGAMANVEKAIRDSDLGVNPSNDGKILRAVFPELTEERRKEYIKLAKEKAEQGRVSVRQVRQKAKQGLEKLEKDGEASKDDVTGAEKRLDSLTKKHTDAIDDLLKSKEAELLEV is encoded by the coding sequence ATCAACGACATCCTCAACGAGGCCGACAGCAAGATGGCGAAGTCGGTGGACTCAACGCGTGAGGACTTCGCCACCATCCGCGCCGGCCGGGCCACCCCGCAGATGTTCAACAAGATCCTGGTCGACTACTACGGCACCCCGACGCCGATCCAGCAGCTCGCCTCGTTCACCAGCCCCGAGCCGCGGATCATCAACATCGCCCCGTTCGACATCGGCGCGATGGCCAACGTCGAGAAGGCGATCCGCGACTCCGACCTCGGCGTCAACCCGTCCAACGACGGCAAGATCCTGCGCGCGGTCTTCCCAGAGCTGACCGAGGAGCGCCGCAAGGAATACATCAAGCTCGCCAAGGAGAAGGCCGAGCAGGGTCGCGTCTCGGTGCGCCAGGTGCGCCAGAAGGCCAAGCAGGGTCTGGAGAAGCTCGAGAAGGACGGCGAGGCGAGCAAGGACGACGTCACCGGCGCCGAGAAGCGCCTCGACAGCCTCACCAAGAAGCACACCGACGCGATCGACGACCTGCTCAAGTCCAAGGAAGCCGAGCTGCTCGAGGTCTGA
- the pyrH gene encoding UMP kinase: MTRYQRILIKLSGENFGGGEVGVDPIVVASIAKEIAAVAASGVQVAIVVGGGNFFRGAELQQAGMDRSRADYMGMLGTVMNCLALQDFLEKEGVDTRVQTAITMGQVAEPYIPRKAMRHLEKGRVVIFGAGSGMPFFSTDTVAAQRALEVHAEVVLMAKNGVDGIYTADPKKDPTATKYDELTFGEALQKQLKIADATAFALCMENKMPIVVYGAEDEGAIYRIVQGEKIGTLVTAG; the protein is encoded by the coding sequence ATGACCCGCTACCAGCGCATCCTGATCAAGCTGTCCGGAGAGAACTTCGGCGGTGGCGAGGTCGGTGTCGACCCCATCGTGGTCGCCTCGATCGCCAAGGAGATCGCGGCCGTCGCCGCCTCCGGCGTGCAGGTCGCGATCGTCGTCGGTGGCGGCAACTTCTTCCGCGGCGCCGAGCTGCAGCAGGCCGGCATGGACCGGTCGCGCGCCGACTACATGGGCATGCTCGGCACGGTCATGAACTGCCTCGCCCTGCAGGACTTCCTCGAGAAGGAAGGCGTCGACACCCGGGTGCAGACCGCCATCACGATGGGCCAGGTCGCCGAGCCCTACATCCCGCGCAAGGCCATGCGCCACCTCGAGAAGGGCCGAGTCGTGATCTTCGGCGCCGGCTCCGGGATGCCTTTCTTCTCCACCGACACCGTCGCCGCCCAGCGGGCCCTGGAGGTCCACGCCGAGGTCGTCCTGATGGCCAAGAACGGCGTCGACGGCATCTACACCGCCGACCCGAAGAAGGACCCGACGGCGACGAAGTACGATGAGCTCACCTTCGGCGAGGCGCTGCAGAAGCAGCTCAAGATCGCCGACGCCACCGCGTTCGCCCTCTGCATGGAGAACAAGATGCCGATCGTGGTCTACGGCGCGGAGGACGAGGGTGCGATCTACCGCATCGTCCAGGGTGAGAAGATCGGTACGCTCGTCACCGCCGGCTGA
- the tsf gene encoding translation elongation factor Ts, with the protein MAYTAADVKKLRELTQAGMMDCKKALDEADGNFDKAVEILRVKGTAKAAARAAERTTSAGLVAASGNALVSLLSETDFVAKNEGFVAAAQQIADAADANKINDLEALKAVSLGDKTVGETVEELARTIGEKIELGQVAYFEGETTVYLHKKASDLPPSLGVLVAYEGDEAAAKQAAQQAAALKAQYLTSDEVPVDVVDAEKDVLTKKTLEEGKPEAAVAKIVEGRIKAFFKEIVLLDQESVFESKKSVKQVLDAANTQVKQFARFDVGA; encoded by the coding sequence ATGGCTTACACCGCTGCCGACGTCAAGAAGCTCCGTGAGCTGACCCAGGCCGGCATGATGGACTGCAAGAAGGCGCTCGACGAGGCTGACGGCAACTTCGACAAGGCTGTCGAGATCCTTCGCGTCAAGGGCACGGCCAAGGCCGCCGCCCGCGCCGCGGAGCGCACCACCTCGGCCGGCCTCGTCGCCGCCTCCGGCAACGCGCTGGTCAGCCTCCTCTCGGAGACCGACTTCGTCGCCAAGAACGAGGGCTTCGTCGCCGCTGCCCAGCAGATCGCCGACGCCGCCGACGCCAACAAGATCAACGACCTCGAGGCCCTCAAGGCCGTCTCGCTCGGCGACAAGACCGTCGGCGAGACCGTCGAGGAGCTCGCCCGCACCATCGGCGAGAAGATCGAGCTCGGCCAGGTCGCCTACTTCGAGGGTGAGACCACGGTCTACCTGCACAAGAAGGCCTCCGACCTGCCGCCGAGCCTCGGCGTCCTGGTCGCCTACGAGGGTGACGAGGCGGCCGCGAAGCAGGCCGCCCAGCAGGCTGCCGCGCTCAAGGCGCAGTACCTCACCTCCGACGAGGTCCCGGTCGACGTGGTCGACGCCGAGAAGGACGTCCTCACCAAGAAGACGCTCGAGGAGGGCAAGCCCGAGGCTGCCGTCGCCAAGATCGTCGAGGGTCGGATCAAGGCGTTCTTCAAGGAGATCGTCCTGCTCGACCAGGAGTCGGTCTTCGAGTCGAAGAAGTCCGTCAAGCAGGTCCTCGACGCCGCCAACACGCAGGTGAAGCAGTTCGCCCGCTTCGACGTCGGCGCCTGA
- the rpsB gene encoding 30S ribosomal protein S2: MAVVTMRQLLESGVHFGHQTRRWNPKMKRFILTDRNGIYIIDLQQSLAYIDRSYAFIKETVAKGGTIMFVGTKKQAQEAIAEQATRVGMPYVNQRWLGGMLTNFQTVHQRINRLKELDEVNFDDVAGSGRTKKELLQMKRERDKLEKTLGGIREMGRTPSAVWIVDTKKEHLAVEEARKLRIPIVGILDTNCDPDEVDFPIPGNDDAIRAVGLLTRVVADAVAEGLIARSGGKTEGTEGATAEEPLAEWERELLATPAAEETKAEETPAAEAAEETPAETPEAPAEA, from the coding sequence ATGGCAGTCGTGACCATGCGCCAGCTCCTCGAGAGCGGCGTCCACTTCGGACACCAGACCCGTCGCTGGAACCCGAAGATGAAGCGGTTCATCCTCACCGACCGCAACGGCATCTACATCATCGACCTGCAGCAGTCGCTGGCCTACATCGACCGCAGCTACGCCTTCATCAAGGAGACCGTGGCCAAGGGCGGCACGATCATGTTCGTGGGCACCAAGAAGCAGGCCCAGGAGGCCATCGCCGAGCAGGCGACGCGCGTCGGGATGCCCTACGTCAACCAGCGCTGGCTGGGCGGCATGCTCACCAACTTCCAGACCGTGCACCAGCGGATCAACCGCCTCAAGGAGCTCGACGAGGTCAACTTCGACGACGTCGCCGGCTCGGGCCGCACGAAGAAGGAGCTCCTGCAGATGAAGCGGGAGCGCGACAAGCTCGAGAAGACCCTGGGCGGCATCCGCGAGATGGGTCGCACCCCGTCCGCCGTGTGGATCGTCGACACCAAGAAGGAGCACCTCGCCGTCGAGGAGGCTCGCAAGCTCCGGATCCCGATCGTCGGCATCCTGGACACCAACTGCGACCCCGACGAGGTCGACTTCCCGATCCCGGGCAACGACGACGCCATCCGTGCGGTCGGCCTGCTGACCCGCGTGGTCGCCGACGCCGTCGCCGAGGGCCTCATCGCCCGCTCCGGTGGCAAGACCGAGGGCACCGAGGGCGCCACCGCCGAGGAGCCCCTGGCGGAGTGGGAGCGCGAGCTTCTCGCGACCCCGGCCGCCGAGGAGACCAAGGCCGAGGAGACCCCGGCTGCTGAGGCCGCCGAGGAGACCCCCGCCGAGACCCCCGAGGCCCCGGCCGAGGCCTGA
- a CDS encoding murein hydrolase activator EnvC family protein, with protein sequence MTSFRLSDRARALVAALFLVVLIAPAGPALGMPRAEVAPSGASLGGAVGHGEGPSPVGGPEEVPQGEWPLAPRPEVVRRFDPPDAPWGAGHRGVDLAGSPGAVVRSAMAGTVAFVGVIAGKPVVSVDHGATRTTYEPVAATVAEGDPVAAGAPLGRLGIAGSHCFPAACLHWGWIRNTDDVYLDPLLLVDAPQPVRLLPLWRGDPVL encoded by the coding sequence ATGACCTCGTTCCGCCTCTCCGACCGGGCCCGCGCCCTCGTCGCGGCCCTGTTCCTCGTCGTCCTCATCGCCCCAGCAGGCCCAGCCCTCGGAATGCCACGTGCCGAGGTGGCGCCCTCTGGCGCCTCGCTGGGTGGGGCTGTGGGTCACGGCGAGGGTCCGAGTCCGGTCGGAGGGCCTGAGGAGGTGCCTCAGGGCGAATGGCCGCTGGCTCCCCGGCCAGAGGTGGTCCGTCGCTTCGACCCGCCGGACGCTCCGTGGGGTGCCGGGCATCGCGGTGTGGACCTGGCCGGCTCGCCCGGCGCGGTCGTTCGCTCCGCGATGGCCGGGACCGTCGCGTTCGTCGGGGTGATCGCGGGCAAGCCGGTCGTGAGCGTCGACCACGGCGCCACCCGGACCACCTACGAGCCCGTGGCCGCCACCGTGGCCGAGGGCGACCCGGTCGCGGCCGGTGCTCCTCTCGGGCGGCTCGGCATCGCCGGGTCCCACTGCTTCCCCGCCGCTTGTCTGCACTGGGGATGGATCCGCAACACGGACGACGTCTACCTCGACCCGCTGCTGCTCGTCGACGCACCGCAGCCTGTCAGGCTCCTCCCCCTCTGGCGCGGCGACCCGGTCCTGTAG
- a CDS encoding tyrosine recombinase XerC, whose product MSADPEADAEGGSAHAELSEAYAALLGDYERHLSAERGLSDHTVRAYLGDVRSLLDHAGRMGRTDPEAIDLRTLRSWLAKQQTTGHSRTTLARRATAARAFCGWLVRTGRAQVDAGAALGSPKAHRTLPPVLRPDEVESLIAAAVAAAEDGTATGMRDIAILEMLYATGSRVGELVGLDLDDVDYERRVVRVLGKGRKERMVPFGGPAARALDRWVVRGRPQLVTESSGPALFLGARGGRLDQRAVRTLVHRRLADVPGAPDLGPHGLRHSTATHLLEGGADLRSVQELLGHASLATTQIYTHVSSDRLRKAYRQAHPRA is encoded by the coding sequence GTGAGCGCTGATCCGGAGGCAGACGCGGAGGGCGGGTCCGCGCACGCGGAGCTCTCCGAGGCCTACGCGGCGCTCCTGGGTGACTACGAACGACACCTGAGCGCCGAGCGCGGCCTCTCCGACCACACGGTCCGGGCCTATCTGGGTGACGTCCGCAGCCTGCTCGACCACGCCGGCCGTATGGGCCGCACGGATCCGGAGGCGATCGACCTGCGCACGCTGCGCAGCTGGCTGGCCAAGCAGCAGACCACCGGCCACTCGCGTACGACCCTGGCCCGGAGGGCCACCGCGGCCCGCGCCTTCTGCGGTTGGCTCGTCCGGACCGGGCGCGCCCAGGTCGACGCCGGCGCGGCCCTCGGTTCGCCCAAGGCGCACCGGACCCTGCCGCCCGTACTTCGCCCCGACGAGGTCGAGTCCCTCATCGCCGCAGCGGTCGCGGCCGCCGAGGACGGCACCGCGACCGGGATGCGCGACATCGCGATTCTGGAGATGCTCTACGCGACCGGCTCCCGGGTAGGTGAGCTCGTCGGTCTCGACCTGGACGACGTCGACTACGAGCGCCGGGTCGTCCGGGTGCTCGGCAAGGGGCGCAAGGAGCGGATGGTGCCCTTCGGTGGCCCCGCGGCCCGGGCGCTGGACCGCTGGGTCGTCCGAGGCCGCCCTCAGCTGGTCACCGAGTCCTCCGGCCCGGCTCTGTTCCTCGGTGCACGTGGCGGCCGCCTCGATCAGCGTGCCGTGCGCACCCTCGTCCACCGCCGCCTCGCCGATGTCCCCGGCGCCCCCGACCTCGGTCCCCATGGGCTGCGCCACAGCACCGCCACTCACCTCCTCGAGGGCGGCGCCGACCTCCGTTCGGTCCAAGAGCTCCTCGGCCACGCCAGCCTCGCCACCACCCAGATCTACACCCACGTCAGCAGCGACCGGCTCCGCAAGGCGTACCGCCAGGCCCACCCCCGCGCCTGA
- the dprA gene encoding DNA-processing protein DprA: MTAAPVAPTITDLERERLARIALTQLVEPGSPLLDTCMVGSTATEVYRRFAEEDPELGDDGLEARMRLSQIHPDRDLERATNAGFRYVIPGDEEWPSQVERLAGQEPLQHRTGTPLGLWVRGPLLLSDLDRSVAVVGSRDATAYGADAAARIAADLAVNDFVTVSGAAVGIDAAAHRGALTGPPGSTVAVLAGGVDVPYPLRNRRLLDAIAETGAVISEIAPGFPVTRYRFLSRNRIIAALARGTVVVEAAARSGSLNTSHWAYSINTPVMAVPGQVGAMTSVGTHELVRSGRGVLVTDGLDVRELVGDMGEALPAEPRGPVRRRDSLTSVEKQVLDAVPVSSPSSQLDIARSACLHPKTAGTALSRLEALGLAERFPEGWQLAPGAART; encoded by the coding sequence ATGACCGCGGCACCTGTCGCACCGACCATCACCGACCTCGAGCGCGAGCGCCTGGCCAGGATCGCGCTGACCCAGCTGGTCGAGCCCGGCAGCCCGCTGCTCGACACCTGCATGGTCGGATCCACTGCGACCGAGGTCTACCGTCGCTTCGCCGAGGAGGATCCCGAGCTCGGCGACGACGGGCTCGAGGCGAGGATGCGGCTGTCCCAGATCCACCCCGACCGCGATCTGGAGCGGGCGACCAACGCCGGCTTCCGCTATGTCATCCCCGGCGACGAGGAGTGGCCCAGCCAGGTCGAGCGGCTCGCCGGGCAGGAGCCGCTCCAGCACCGCACCGGCACGCCACTGGGCCTATGGGTGCGAGGACCGCTCCTGCTCAGCGATCTCGACCGCTCGGTCGCCGTCGTCGGGTCTCGGGATGCGACCGCCTACGGTGCCGACGCCGCGGCACGGATCGCCGCAGACCTCGCGGTCAACGACTTCGTGACCGTCTCGGGGGCAGCGGTCGGCATCGACGCCGCCGCGCACCGAGGCGCGCTCACCGGTCCGCCGGGGAGCACCGTCGCGGTGCTCGCGGGCGGTGTCGACGTTCCCTACCCGCTGCGCAACCGGCGCCTGCTGGATGCGATCGCCGAGACCGGAGCGGTGATCTCCGAGATCGCGCCCGGGTTCCCCGTCACTCGCTATCGATTCCTCTCCCGCAACCGCATCATCGCCGCCCTCGCCCGGGGCACCGTGGTCGTCGAGGCGGCCGCGCGCAGCGGCTCCCTCAACACCTCCCACTGGGCCTACAGCATCAACACCCCCGTGATGGCGGTGCCGGGACAGGTCGGGGCGATGACGTCGGTCGGCACCCACGAGCTCGTACGCAGCGGCAGAGGTGTCCTCGTGACCGACGGTCTCGACGTACGCGAGCTGGTCGGCGACATGGGCGAAGCCCTCCCGGCGGAACCCCGAGGCCCCGTCCGCCGCCGCGACTCCCTCACCTCGGTCGAGAAGCAGGTCCTCGATGCCGTCCCGGTGAGCAGCCCCTCCTCACAGCTCGACATCGCGAGGTCGGCCTGCCTGCACCCGAAGACGGCCGGCACGGCGCTGTCACGACTCGAGGCGCTCGGCCTGGCCGAGCGGTTCCCCGAGGGCTGGCAGCTGGCTCCTGGCGCGGCTCGCACCTGA
- a CDS encoding YifB family Mg chelatase-like AAA ATPase translates to MGYARAHGVALRGAVGHLVDVQADVSPGLVGVTLVGRADSVLAEGRDRVRMAIINSDLEWPATKRITVLLSPADLRKGGSHYDLAMALAILAAGGEIETTGLERTVFIGELALDGGLRPTSGVLPMVLAASHAGIARVVVPEPQVAEARMVPGMEILGFRSLGQVVAELRGEPVPDAPPVATGTGGSLLGWRGDRRLDDMDMSDLRGMPETRFAVEVAAAGGHHLLLKGPKGCGKTSIAERIPTILPDLSREESLEVMAVQSLAGVLDVDRGLLVRPPFSAPHHDASKPGIVGGGSGRVRPGQVSLSHAGVLFLDEFPLFKSDVIECLREPLESGDITVSRGEESVTLPARALVVLAANPCPCGNYDASVTKDGCICRSNERQAYDRKVSGPITDRIDIIRTLRPMSEQNHDPWGSETSADIRERVTAARRRQRERYADFGWRLNGQASGIALRDNWPLPPAAEALIDSRIFSGALTRRGAVRVHRLAWTVADLAGVDWPGVTETETALALRGGGSLTVSAIEGRSA, encoded by the coding sequence ATGGGATACGCGCGAGCTCATGGCGTCGCACTTCGCGGCGCGGTCGGTCACCTGGTCGACGTGCAGGCCGACGTCTCGCCGGGTCTGGTGGGGGTGACGCTGGTCGGCCGCGCCGACAGTGTGCTGGCCGAGGGGCGCGACCGGGTGCGGATGGCGATCATCAACTCCGACCTCGAATGGCCCGCGACCAAGCGGATCACCGTGCTGCTCTCCCCGGCCGACCTGCGCAAGGGCGGCTCGCACTACGACCTGGCGATGGCATTGGCGATCCTCGCGGCCGGCGGTGAGATCGAGACGACCGGGCTGGAGCGCACGGTCTTCATCGGCGAGCTCGCCCTGGACGGCGGGCTGCGGCCGACCTCAGGGGTGCTTCCGATGGTGCTCGCCGCCTCCCACGCCGGGATCGCGCGCGTCGTGGTCCCGGAGCCGCAGGTGGCCGAGGCGCGGATGGTGCCGGGGATGGAGATCCTCGGGTTCCGCTCGCTCGGCCAGGTGGTGGCAGAGCTGCGCGGCGAGCCGGTGCCCGACGCGCCGCCGGTGGCGACCGGCACCGGCGGCAGCCTGCTCGGCTGGCGCGGCGACCGGAGGCTGGACGACATGGACATGTCCGACCTCCGTGGCATGCCGGAGACGCGCTTCGCCGTCGAGGTCGCCGCCGCCGGTGGGCATCACCTGCTGCTCAAGGGGCCCAAGGGCTGCGGGAAGACCTCGATCGCCGAGCGGATCCCGACGATCCTGCCCGACCTGTCACGCGAGGAGTCCCTCGAGGTGATGGCGGTCCAGTCGCTGGCCGGGGTGCTCGACGTCGACCGGGGTCTGCTGGTCCGGCCGCCGTTCTCGGCGCCCCACCACGACGCGTCGAAGCCCGGCATCGTCGGTGGCGGCAGCGGCCGGGTCCGTCCGGGACAGGTCTCGCTCTCCCATGCCGGCGTCCTCTTCCTCGACGAGTTCCCGCTGTTCAAGAGCGACGTCATCGAGTGCCTGCGCGAGCCGCTGGAGAGCGGCGACATCACCGTCTCCCGCGGGGAGGAGTCGGTGACGCTTCCGGCGCGTGCGCTCGTCGTGCTCGCCGCCAACCCGTGCCCGTGCGGCAACTACGACGCCTCGGTTACCAAGGACGGCTGCATCTGCCGCTCCAACGAGCGCCAGGCCTACGACCGCAAGGTCTCCGGACCGATCACCGACCGCATCGACATCATCCGCACGCTACGGCCGATGTCCGAGCAGAACCACGACCCCTGGGGCTCGGAGACCAGCGCCGACATCCGCGAACGGGTCACGGCGGCCAGACGACGCCAGCGCGAGCGCTACGCCGACTTCGGGTGGCGGCTCAACGGCCAGGCCAGCGGGATCGCGCTGCGCGACAACTGGCCGCTACCGCCGGCGGCAGAGGCGCTCATCGACTCACGGATCTTCTCCGGTGCCCTGACCAGACGTGGCGCGGTGCGTGTGCATCGCCTGGCGTGGACGGTGGCCGACCTCGCCGGCGTCGACTGGCCGGGCGTCACCGAGACCGAGACCGCGCTCGCGCTGCGCGGCGGTGGCTCGCTCACCGTCTCTGCGATCGAGGGGAGGTCGGCATGA
- a CDS encoding YraN family protein: MSSTAPARIALGNYGEAVAERHLVEAGMTLLDRNWRCDDGEIDLVLREGDTLVVCEVKTRSHDGCGTPHEAVDRTKLDRLKRLAITWLQQHDVRAPGIRIDLVAVMHAPRGSALVEHVRGL, translated from the coding sequence ATGAGTTCAACGGCACCGGCGCGGATCGCGCTGGGAAACTACGGCGAAGCGGTCGCCGAGAGGCATCTGGTCGAGGCGGGCATGACGCTGCTCGACCGCAACTGGAGGTGTGACGACGGAGAGATCGACCTGGTCCTCCGCGAGGGCGACACCCTGGTCGTCTGCGAGGTGAAGACCCGCAGTCACGACGGCTGCGGCACCCCGCACGAGGCGGTCGACAGGACCAAGCTCGACCGGTTGAAACGGCTCGCGATCACCTGGCTGCAGCAGCACGACGTGCGAGCTCCGGGGATCCGGATCGATCTCGTCGCGGTGATGCATGCGCCCCGCGGATCGGCGCTGGTCGAGCATGTCAGGGGCCTGTGA
- a CDS encoding DUF2469 domain-containing protein, with amino-acid sequence MSAEDLEKYETEMELTLYREYRDVVGIFKYVVETDRRFYLCNQVDVRARTDSGDVYFEVSMNDVWVWDMYRPARFAKAVKVLTFKDVNVETLNPTDIDQPLD; translated from the coding sequence ATGAGCGCGGAGGATCTCGAGAAGTACGAGACCGAGATGGAGCTGACCCTCTACCGCGAGTACCGCGACGTGGTCGGCATCTTCAAGTACGTCGTCGAGACCGATCGTAGGTTCTACCTGTGCAACCAGGTCGACGTGCGGGCGCGTACGGACTCGGGGGACGTCTACTTCGAGGTGTCGATGAACGACGTCTGGGTGTGGGACATGTACCGGCCGGCGCGGTTCGCGAAGGCGGTCAAGGTGCTCACCTTCAAGGACGTCAACGTCGAGACGCTCAACCCGACCGACATCGACCAGCCGCTGGACTGA